A section of the Roseivirga sp. BDSF3-8 genome encodes:
- a CDS encoding ABC transporter permease gives MNKQYLIVAWRYLRQHRLYFLINVMGLTVGVTVSLVLMLHVLDEAFYNRNLPTKGDIYQAVYRVSLNQRSYSFGETSHSLKPYVDTTRLAMMTLATGSQPVKDENDRVWMATDRPISQFFNLEVIEGHLETPWEKEGYVIISDRFASRLFREGPYVGRKFQYQDKAFIVAAVVKDLPYNNTVFFDVLGAFHSSLPVGPNHQTLVMEKTTGQGTGICDQISHPSIPWIDQMGLASSVYLVPYEETFEHSGIIGNPSGIWQGLPPLVIWGVALVVILLVTGNYTALSTVQNYSRYPETGLRKMLGASRLQVAGQFMAESFLLVSLAVVFALIITDQLLPFFNSLTGKAISLRGEWSYYQWTGILGVSIITLLCTVILPSVQLANIPSLFAMARVRKSTHGYNILRKWWAGSQVGILWLLLFLAYMALRADVNPASTDLAFSSSDTVLASGKSHLPQRNTVNDNTWDNAIALQGQLPLLKKQGPVMDLVAVLICMSIAWAMICIWALIGLATYERHRNALSIKIKKLAGASARQLALDTEKRYIYLTLMAILFMLPPAYAAIQFWLPEVVSATAGSARPLPAVWGWVTSIVLCLIIATTIPLLPVYPGLRGKSAGNV, from the coding sequence ATGAATAAACAATACCTGATCGTCGCGTGGCGCTACCTCAGGCAACACCGGCTGTATTTTTTGATTAATGTGATGGGCCTTACCGTGGGAGTGACAGTGAGCCTTGTGCTCATGCTGCATGTCCTCGATGAGGCATTTTATAATCGTAACCTCCCAACTAAAGGAGATATTTACCAGGCCGTATACAGGGTTAGTCTGAATCAGCGCTCCTATTCCTTTGGAGAGACCTCACACTCTCTGAAGCCTTATGTAGATACCACACGTCTGGCAATGATGACATTGGCTACCGGCAGCCAGCCTGTAAAAGATGAAAATGATAGAGTATGGATGGCCACGGATCGGCCCATTTCTCAATTTTTCAATCTGGAGGTTATCGAAGGGCATCTTGAAACGCCCTGGGAAAAGGAAGGATATGTAATTATATCAGATCGATTTGCCAGTCGGCTATTTAGAGAAGGCCCTTATGTGGGACGTAAGTTTCAGTATCAGGACAAAGCCTTCATTGTAGCGGCTGTAGTAAAGGATTTACCTTACAACAATACTGTATTTTTTGACGTGTTAGGGGCTTTCCACAGTAGCTTGCCCGTAGGCCCGAATCATCAAACTCTGGTAATGGAAAAGACCACTGGCCAGGGGACTGGAATATGTGACCAGATCAGCCACCCCTCAATACCATGGATAGACCAAATGGGCTTGGCAAGTTCAGTATACCTGGTTCCGTATGAAGAAACTTTCGAACATAGCGGTATCATCGGAAACCCATCAGGAATTTGGCAGGGCCTGCCTCCACTGGTGATCTGGGGTGTGGCATTAGTCGTTATTTTACTTGTAACAGGTAATTATACAGCCTTGTCAACGGTTCAAAACTATAGTCGCTATCCTGAAACCGGCTTAAGAAAAATGCTGGGAGCCTCCCGCCTTCAGGTGGCAGGACAGTTTATGGCAGAAAGCTTCCTGTTGGTCTCACTGGCGGTAGTGTTCGCACTAATTATCACAGACCAGCTTTTACCTTTCTTTAACAGCCTTACGGGGAAAGCCATTTCGCTCAGAGGAGAGTGGTCCTATTATCAATGGACAGGAATCCTCGGCGTAAGCATCATCACCCTTTTATGTACGGTCATTTTACCATCCGTTCAGTTAGCTAATATCCCTTCCCTATTTGCCATGGCGCGAGTAAGAAAAAGTACACATGGCTACAACATACTACGCAAATGGTGGGCGGGTAGCCAGGTGGGCATTCTCTGGCTCTTGCTGTTCCTGGCATATATGGCGCTGCGCGCCGATGTCAATCCTGCTAGCACTGACCTGGCCTTTTCATCATCAGACACCGTCCTGGCTTCAGGTAAATCCCACTTGCCGCAGCGTAATACTGTTAATGACAATACATGGGATAATGCAATAGCGTTACAGGGTCAATTACCTTTATTAAAAAAGCAGGGGCCTGTTATGGACTTGGTAGCTGTCCTCATATGCATGTCCATAGCATGGGCCATGATTTGTATTTGGGCGCTGATAGGGCTCGCTACTTATGAGAGGCACCGTAATGCATTATCTATTAAAATAAAAAAACTTGCCGGAGCCAGTGCCCGCCAGCTGGCATTAGATACGGAGAAAAGGTATATTTATTTAACCCTGATGGCAATCCTCTTTATGCTGCCACCGGCATACGCAGCTATCCAGTTCTGGCTTCCGGAGGTGGTTTCTGCTACAGCCGGAAGCGCCCGGCCCCTGCCTGCTGTGTGGGGCTGGGTTACATCGATCGTACTTTGCCTGATTATTGCCACTACTATACCACTGCTTCCAGTCTACCCCGGATTACGGGGTAAATCCGCCGGAAACGTGTAA
- a CDS encoding aspartyl protease family protein has protein sequence MAKRPRIRFLTKVAIMATSLMLCVLQVYPQSPGLRFVTPRKKLTLPFEMYNNLIVVPILLNNQIPLKFIVDTGVKTTILTDKAYSDLLNVDYSRKLTIAGLGRNSQVEAYVANNLTVSMPGVVGTGQAFLVLEEDYLQLRKNLGAVVHGIIGFELFRRFVVKIDYQNRELTLYDPTRFSPPRRYKEIDIMLDSYKPLVYADLKTRDTTVNNQRYLIDTGASLSLMIKKDSFSGVNVPEKNVERLIGQGLGGQLHGHVGRVEEIDWDGYRLKEPIASFPEPDPGAEVVFFRDREGTIGGEILSRFTVIMDYHNRKMYLKKNRKFRDPFEFNMAGFDIMADGVNLDKFYVSEVIANTPAQEAGIKRGDRIMRLNGRQAYNYELREIIEIITRKPGKKIKMELMRSDGSKYRVKFRLERIL, from the coding sequence ATGGCTAAACGTCCGCGTATACGATTCTTAACGAAGGTGGCTATTATGGCCACTTCTCTGATGCTTTGTGTACTACAGGTATACCCGCAAAGTCCAGGGCTGCGTTTCGTCACCCCTCGCAAAAAACTTACCCTGCCTTTTGAGATGTATAATAACCTTATTGTGGTGCCTATACTTCTCAATAATCAGATCCCCCTGAAATTTATTGTAGACACCGGCGTAAAAACCACCATTCTAACAGATAAGGCATACTCAGACCTCCTCAACGTGGATTATTCCCGCAAACTAACTATTGCGGGGCTCGGTCGTAACTCACAGGTAGAGGCCTATGTAGCCAATAACCTCACCGTATCCATGCCCGGAGTGGTAGGTACAGGGCAGGCTTTTCTGGTTCTGGAAGAGGACTATCTGCAGCTCAGGAAAAATCTTGGGGCCGTAGTACATGGCATTATCGGGTTTGAGCTTTTCCGCAGGTTTGTGGTCAAGATCGACTACCAGAATCGTGAGCTGACTCTGTATGATCCCACCAGGTTTTCTCCCCCCAGGAGGTATAAGGAAATAGACATCATGCTCGATAGCTACAAGCCCCTGGTCTACGCCGACCTCAAAACCCGCGATACCACCGTAAATAACCAGCGCTACCTGATTGACACCGGTGCCAGCCTGTCTCTGATGATCAAAAAAGACTCCTTCAGTGGAGTTAACGTGCCGGAAAAAAACGTAGAGAGGCTTATCGGTCAAGGGCTTGGCGGTCAGCTTCACGGCCATGTAGGCCGGGTGGAGGAAATCGATTGGGATGGCTACCGACTAAAAGAGCCTATTGCTTCATTTCCTGAACCGGATCCGGGGGCCGAGGTGGTTTTCTTCAGAGACCGGGAAGGCACCATCGGCGGAGAGATACTGAGCCGGTTCACGGTTATTATGGACTATCATAACAGAAAGATGTACCTGAAAAAAAACCGGAAGTTTAGAGACCCTTTTGAATTTAACATGGCAGGTTTCGACATTATGGCCGATGGCGTGAACCTGGATAAGTTCTATGTGTCTGAAGTAATAGCCAATACCCCGGCCCAGGAAGCAGGTATCAAAAGAGGTGACCGGATTATGCGCCTCAATGGCCGCCAGGCCTACAACTACGAATTGCGGGAGATAATTGAGATTATTACCCGGAAGCCAGGTAAAAAGATCAAAATGGAGCTTATGCGATCTGATGGCTCCAAGTACAGAGTTAAGTTCAGGTTAGAGAGAATACTCTAA
- a CDS encoding SDR family oxidoreductase, whose amino-acid sequence MKILITGANGYIGRRLLPLLVKQGHEVVCGVRDKRRIDLEESIEENITYFEGDFLKKESLSGFPEDIDVAFYLIHSMGHSHKDFKKMEQDAATNFVECLESSSCKQVIYLSGIVNDEELSTHLQSRKRVEDILKNSSIPSTILRAAIIIGSGSASFEIIRDLVEKLPVMIAPRWLKTKCQPIAVRNVMQYLCGVIMQEQAFNKIFDIGGPDVLTYKEMLMRFAKVRKFKRFIISVPVLSPKISSLWLYFVTSTSFNLARSLVESMRNEVVVQNEGIREIVDIELLSYEEAVELAFDRISQNEVLSSWKDALASSRIDINLLEFVQVPKYGCFKDERFKSFDKPVEQVLHNVWSIGGDTGWYYWGMLWKLRGLLDQMVGGVGLRRGRRSPYNLVPGDALDFWRVLVADKREGRLLLYAEMKLPGEAWLEWKVGRDDNGGNCLKQTATFRPEGLMGRLYWYSVFPFHHFIFEGMLSRIIELEEKSENVQKVDA is encoded by the coding sequence ATGAAAATTTTAATTACAGGAGCCAATGGGTACATCGGCCGCCGCTTATTACCATTATTGGTAAAGCAGGGCCATGAAGTGGTATGCGGAGTCCGGGATAAGCGCCGGATAGACCTTGAGGAAAGTATAGAAGAGAATATCACCTATTTCGAGGGCGATTTCCTGAAAAAGGAGTCCCTGTCCGGCTTCCCTGAGGATATTGATGTGGCCTTTTATCTCATCCACAGCATGGGGCACTCCCATAAAGACTTTAAGAAAATGGAGCAGGATGCGGCCACCAACTTTGTGGAATGCCTGGAAAGCTCGTCCTGCAAGCAGGTGATTTATCTAAGTGGCATTGTGAATGATGAGGAGCTTTCCACCCATCTGCAGAGCCGCAAACGTGTAGAGGATATTCTCAAAAACAGTTCTATACCCTCCACCATCCTGCGTGCGGCCATTATTATAGGAAGCGGTAGTGCCAGTTTTGAGATAATCCGTGATCTGGTGGAAAAGCTCCCTGTCATGATTGCTCCCCGCTGGCTTAAAACCAAATGCCAGCCTATCGCTGTACGAAACGTCATGCAATACCTGTGCGGGGTAATTATGCAGGAACAAGCCTTCAACAAAATATTTGACATTGGCGGACCAGATGTACTTACCTACAAGGAGATGCTCATGCGTTTTGCAAAGGTCCGTAAGTTCAAAAGATTTATTATTTCCGTTCCTGTGCTGAGTCCCAAGATTTCCAGCCTCTGGTTATATTTTGTTACCTCAACCTCCTTTAACCTAGCCCGGTCCCTGGTAGAGAGTATGCGTAATGAGGTAGTGGTACAGAATGAGGGCATCCGCGAAATAGTGGATATTGAGCTTCTTAGTTACGAAGAGGCGGTAGAGCTGGCCTTCGACCGCATATCACAAAATGAAGTGCTATCCAGTTGGAAAGATGCCCTGGCAAGCAGTCGCATCGATATCAATCTGCTGGAATTTGTTCAGGTGCCAAAGTATGGTTGCTTTAAAGATGAAAGGTTTAAGTCCTTTGATAAACCTGTGGAACAGGTACTGCACAATGTGTGGAGCATAGGCGGAGATACCGGGTGGTATTACTGGGGCATGCTATGGAAGCTCAGGGGCCTTCTGGATCAGATGGTGGGCGGTGTCGGCCTGAGACGTGGACGGCGCAGCCCCTATAACCTGGTGCCAGGTGATGCCCTCGACTTCTGGCGTGTATTGGTAGCAGATAAGCGCGAGGGCAGGCTTTTGTTATATGCTGAAATGAAGCTGCCGGGCGAGGCCTGGCTCGAGTGGAAGGTGGGCAGGGATGATAATGGCGGCAATTGTCTCAAGCAAACGGCTACCTTCCGCCCCGAGGGACTTATGGGCCGCTTATACTGGTATTCGGTTTTTCCCTTTCATCACTTTATATTCGAAGGTATGCTCAGCCGAATCATTGAGCTGGAGGAGAAAAGTGAAAACGTACAAAAAGTTGACGCATGA
- a CDS encoding NAD(P)/FAD-dependent oxidoreductase, which produces MKTYKKLTHDIVIAGGGLAGLTAAILLARKQYRVLLCERKKYPFHRVCGEYVSNEVLPFLKKNDLFPATFNPPAVRSFLLTGTNGQKLTLPLDLGGFGISRYAFDHYLFQKAREAGAEICENCEVSDISFQKNTFTISTSEGVEYTAPVVIGAYGKQARLDRQLDRDFTEKENDYVGIKYHVTGDFKKDEVALHNFRGGYCGISAIEEGKFNLCYLVRRTVLREYGSPGDLEEAILRQNPYLDDIFTEASHLFEKPMVISNFGFYPRTAVQNHVLMTGDAAGLITPLCGNGMAMAIHAAKIAADTISRHMPAGTTGNREALEKEYVSHWNSSFRTRLAVGRKVQQVFGHPVVSGLAVRVAGAFTPLARSLMKRTHGRPFQ; this is translated from the coding sequence GTGAAAACGTACAAAAAGTTGACGCATGATATTGTAATTGCAGGAGGTGGCCTAGCCGGTCTTACCGCAGCTATCCTCCTGGCTAGAAAACAATACCGGGTACTACTTTGCGAACGTAAAAAGTACCCCTTCCACCGGGTTTGCGGAGAGTATGTCTCTAATGAGGTACTCCCCTTTCTTAAAAAAAACGACCTCTTTCCTGCCACTTTCAACCCTCCTGCTGTCAGGAGTTTCCTGCTTACCGGAACTAACGGACAAAAGCTTACACTACCACTCGACCTCGGTGGTTTTGGCATAAGCCGCTACGCCTTCGACCACTATCTTTTTCAAAAAGCAAGAGAGGCAGGCGCAGAGATATGCGAGAATTGTGAGGTATCCGATATATCATTTCAGAAAAACACCTTTACCATTTCTACCAGTGAAGGAGTGGAGTATACTGCACCAGTGGTTATCGGGGCATACGGAAAACAAGCCCGCCTCGACAGACAACTTGACCGGGATTTCACTGAAAAGGAAAACGACTATGTTGGCATCAAGTACCATGTGACAGGCGATTTTAAAAAGGATGAGGTGGCCTTGCATAATTTTCGTGGAGGGTACTGCGGCATTAGTGCCATAGAAGAAGGTAAGTTTAATTTATGCTACCTCGTTCGCAGGACAGTACTGCGTGAATACGGCTCACCGGGCGATTTGGAAGAAGCCATACTGAGGCAAAATCCCTACCTTGACGATATCTTTACCGAAGCCTCCCATTTGTTTGAAAAACCTATGGTGATCAGCAATTTTGGGTTTTATCCCCGGACTGCCGTGCAAAATCATGTCCTCATGACCGGAGATGCCGCCGGCCTTATCACCCCCCTTTGCGGTAATGGCATGGCAATGGCCATTCATGCGGCCAAAATAGCGGCTGACACAATTTCGAGGCACATGCCTGCAGGTACTACCGGAAATCGCGAAGCACTGGAAAAAGAATATGTAAGCCACTGGAACAGCAGCTTTCGTACCCGTCTGGCAGTGGGGCGAAAAGTTCAGCAGGTATTCGGACACCCCGTAGTTTCCGGTCTCGCCGTTAGGGTAGCAGGTGCCTTTACCCCCCTTGCCCGGTCACTCATGAAGAGAACCCACGGGCGACCCTTTCAATAA
- a CDS encoding pinensin family lanthipeptide: MKKKIALDSLKVKSFVTKIENSNRIIGASLPCSDSPLCNETFAERID, translated from the coding sequence GTGAAAAAGAAAATTGCACTAGACTCTCTCAAAGTAAAAAGCTTTGTAACCAAGATAGAGAACAGCAACAGAATCATTGGTGCCAGCCTACCTTGTTCAGACTCTCCTTTATGCAATGAAACCTTTGCCGAGAGGATAGACTAA
- a CDS encoding peroxiredoxin, translated as MSQRILSIGNKFPEFEKTSVVSLENGKEFATLSHEDHQKKDQWMVMFWWPKDFTFVCPTEIAEFNKSYEEFRDRDAMLVGASTDSEFVHLAWRKDHEDLRGLKFPMLADTNKSLAEDLGILEAHEKVAYRATFIIDPEGIIRWVSAYDLNVGRNVEEVLRVLDALQTDELCPCNWEKGEETIAV; from the coding sequence ATGAGTCAACGCATTCTTTCAATTGGTAATAAATTTCCTGAGTTCGAAAAGACATCGGTAGTGAGTCTGGAAAACGGAAAGGAGTTTGCCACCCTAAGCCATGAGGACCACCAAAAGAAAGATCAGTGGATGGTAATGTTCTGGTGGCCAAAGGACTTTACATTCGTATGTCCTACGGAAATAGCCGAATTCAATAAAAGCTACGAGGAGTTCCGTGACCGCGATGCTATGCTGGTAGGTGCCAGTACAGATTCCGAATTTGTTCATCTGGCCTGGCGTAAAGACCACGAAGACCTTCGCGGCCTTAAGTTCCCTATGCTTGCGGATACGAATAAAAGTCTGGCTGAAGACCTTGGCATACTTGAAGCGCACGAAAAAGTAGCTTACCGGGCCACTTTTATCATAGATCCGGAGGGGATAATACGTTGGGTGTCTGCATACGACCTTAATGTAGGGCGTAATGTAGAAGAAGTACTTCGTGTACTGGATGCGCTGCAAACAGATGAACTATGCCCCTGCAACTGGGAAAAAGGCGAAGAAACAATTGCTGTCTGA
- a CDS encoding carboxymuconolactone decarboxylase family protein, producing the protein MEATLEITEDYKQDLALENDQPLLEIMELAGSKQIKDLRVNLRNNLETGTLSRKEGLLIALAIAINERHPALTNSFSRLAREEGATEAEVAEMHACASLLATNNVVYRFKHFMDSDTYQNQPVKIKMGIMMKPVTGKEFFELVSTAISAVNGCEMCVRAHEASLLKLDCTPERIFDAVRLAGIVTGLTKSIN; encoded by the coding sequence ATGGAAGCAACACTAGAAATAACAGAGGACTATAAGCAGGACCTGGCACTGGAAAACGACCAGCCCTTGCTTGAAATAATGGAACTGGCTGGCTCGAAGCAGATCAAAGACCTTCGTGTAAATCTGAGAAATAACCTGGAGACAGGGACCCTCTCCAGAAAGGAAGGACTATTGATTGCCCTAGCTATTGCTATTAATGAACGACACCCTGCATTAACAAATTCTTTCTCCAGGCTTGCCAGGGAGGAGGGAGCTACTGAGGCAGAGGTAGCCGAAATGCACGCTTGTGCATCTCTTCTGGCCACCAATAATGTGGTTTATCGTTTTAAGCACTTTATGGATAGCGATACCTATCAAAACCAGCCGGTGAAGATTAAAATGGGTATAATGATGAAGCCGGTAACCGGTAAAGAATTTTTTGAGCTGGTAAGCACGGCTATATCTGCTGTGAATGGCTGTGAGATGTGTGTTCGCGCTCATGAGGCCTCTCTGCTAAAGCTCGATTGTACCCCTGAGCGGATATTTGATGCAGTCAGGCTGGCAGGTATTGTCACAGGACTCACAAAGAGCATTAATTAA
- the arsM gene encoding arsenosugar biosynthesis arsenite methyltransferase ArsM, producing the protein MDTYLKTTEDVYRKAALTPDVGLCCTTTPLWKLPGLSIPSIMQEMNYGCGSTVHPRDLSGEPSVLYVGVGGGMELLQFAYFSRKSGAVVGVDPVQEMLEASRKNMVQAEQENAWFNRNFVDLRKGNALELPLDDGTIDVAAQNCLFNIFTKEDLKRALSEMYRVLKPHGRLVLSDPICDQGIPDNLQQDETLRALCLSGSLPLQDYLDLITGAGFGTVEVRARRPYRILSPGRYDTTENILIESVEVCAIKDPMPEDGPCVFTGRSATYFGGEEYFDDGKGHTLLYNQPLAVCDKTAAALSGLGKEDIFISPSTWFYDGGGCC; encoded by the coding sequence ATGGACACCTATCTAAAAACTACAGAAGATGTATACCGGAAGGCTGCTCTTACGCCAGACGTAGGCTTATGCTGCACCACTACACCACTGTGGAAGCTTCCCGGCCTCAGTATCCCGTCTATTATGCAGGAAATGAATTATGGTTGTGGCAGTACCGTCCACCCCCGCGATCTCAGCGGGGAGCCCAGCGTTCTCTATGTTGGCGTGGGTGGCGGAATGGAGCTATTGCAGTTTGCCTATTTCAGCCGTAAATCCGGCGCGGTGGTAGGAGTAGATCCCGTTCAGGAAATGCTTGAGGCAAGCCGGAAAAACATGGTACAGGCAGAACAGGAAAATGCCTGGTTCAATCGTAATTTTGTCGACTTACGTAAAGGAAATGCCCTTGAACTACCATTAGATGATGGCACAATAGACGTAGCAGCACAGAATTGCCTGTTTAATATCTTTACTAAAGAAGACCTCAAACGTGCCCTTTCTGAAATGTACCGGGTATTAAAGCCCCACGGTCGCCTTGTGTTATCAGACCCGATATGTGACCAGGGTATACCCGATAATTTGCAGCAGGACGAAACCCTCAGAGCCTTGTGTCTGAGCGGATCTCTTCCGTTACAAGATTATCTCGATCTCATCACAGGTGCAGGCTTTGGCACGGTGGAAGTTCGCGCCCGAAGGCCCTACCGGATACTTTCACCCGGCCGCTATGATACTACTGAAAACATACTGATCGAGAGTGTGGAAGTCTGTGCCATAAAAGACCCAATGCCAGAGGATGGTCCTTGTGTATTCACCGGCAGATCAGCTACCTATTTTGGTGGTGAGGAATATTTTGATGACGGTAAAGGTCACACCCTACTGTACAATCAACCACTGGCCGTTTGTGACAAAACAGCCGCCGCCCTTTCCGGCTTAGGAAAAGAAGATATTTTTATCTCCCCCTCTACCTGGTTTTACGATGGGGGAGGGTGTTGCTGA